One window from the genome of Entelurus aequoreus isolate RoL-2023_Sb linkage group LG04, RoL_Eaeq_v1.1, whole genome shotgun sequence encodes:
- the LOC133647760 gene encoding small ribosomal subunit protein uS14, which translates to MGHQQLYWSHPRKFGQGSRSCRVCSNRHGLIRKYGLNMCRQCFRQYAKDIGFIKLD; encoded by the exons ATGGGCCATCAGCAGCTCTACTGGAGTCACCCCAGAAAGTTCGGTCAGGGATCTCGATCCTG CCGGGTTTGCTCGAACAGACATGGCCTGATCCGCAAATACGGACTGAACATGTGCCGCCAGTGCTTCAGACAGTACGCCAAAGACATCGGCTTCATCAAG CTGGATTAA